A single region of the Epinephelus moara isolate mb chromosome 14, YSFRI_EMoa_1.0, whole genome shotgun sequence genome encodes:
- the ebi3 gene encoding interleukin-27 subunit beta isoform X2, which translates to MAAMVGSVCVMVTLLMCVLGGHALELLRVTATSGTPPSTPRVHCWCSSYPNVTLCSWPEPSTSPPTHYIATYSERHRQLDTKQCQLIQPGSSSSDLTSTSSSSSERLWHCQLPNLRLLTDYIFNVTAVYSGGSSSHLSSFMLEDIVKPDPPVNVRVSPQDVRNLLVQWSPPPSWANLNIFPLKYQILYRWENRGNPKSVNLGPFESTKVELKGLTPGRTYVFQVCAKELLGLGECSDWSSPVKITIPRRKL; encoded by the exons ATGGCTGCGATGGTTGGAAGTGTGTGCGTCATGGTGACTCTCCTCATGTGTGTTCTTGGAGGCCACGCGCTGGAGCTGCTGAGGGTGACTGCAACATCAGGGA CTCCTCCCTCCACTCCCAGAGTGCATTGCTGGTGTTCAAGCTACCCAAACGTGACTCTTTGCTCCTGGCCCGAACCCTCTACCTCCCCTCCGACACACTACATTGCCACCTACAG tgagCGACACAGACAGCTGGACACCAAGCAGTGCCAACTTATCCAACCCGGCTCTTCATCCTCTGATCTGACTTcaacatcatcatcctcatctgaACGG ttgtggCACTGCCAACTGCCCAACCTGCGGCTCCTCACTGACTACATCTTCAACGTCACAGCAGTTTATTCTGGTGGAAGCAGCTCCCATCTATCAAGCTTCATGCTGGAGGATATAG tGAAACCAGATCCTCCCGTAAACGTCCGGGTTTCCCCTCAGGACGTCAGAAACCTGCTGGTGCAGTGGTCTCCTCCCCCTTCTTGGGCTAACCTAAACATCTTCCCCCTAAAATACCAGATACTATATCGATGGGAAAACAGGGGCAACCCGAAGTCTGTCAAT CTGGGTCCGTTTGAGAGCACCAAGGttgagctgaagggcctgaccCCAGGAAGGACCTACGTGTTCCAGGTGTGTGCGAAGGAGCTGCTGGGTCTGGGCGAGTGCAGCGACTGGAGCTCACCTGTGAAAATCACCATACCACGAAGAAAACTGTAG
- the ebi3 gene encoding interleukin-27 subunit beta isoform X1 yields the protein MAAMVGSVCVMVTLLMCVLGGHALELLRVTATSGTPPSTPRVHCWCSSYPNVTLCSWPEPSTSPPTHYIATYSERHRQLDTKQCQLIQPGSSSSDLTSTSSSSSERLWHCQLPNLRLLTDYIFNVTAVYSGGSSSHLSSFMLEDIVKPDPPVNVRVSPQDVRNLLVQWSPPPSWANLNIFPLKYQILYRWENRGNPKSVNEEEQAAAPETDLQSAVTATQIQQTQTPEPRDLTATTPSQISKLSVAAVIQLGPFESTKVELKGLTPGRTYVFQVCAKELLGLGECSDWSSPVKITIPRRKL from the exons ATGGCTGCGATGGTTGGAAGTGTGTGCGTCATGGTGACTCTCCTCATGTGTGTTCTTGGAGGCCACGCGCTGGAGCTGCTGAGGGTGACTGCAACATCAGGGA CTCCTCCCTCCACTCCCAGAGTGCATTGCTGGTGTTCAAGCTACCCAAACGTGACTCTTTGCTCCTGGCCCGAACCCTCTACCTCCCCTCCGACACACTACATTGCCACCTACAG tgagCGACACAGACAGCTGGACACCAAGCAGTGCCAACTTATCCAACCCGGCTCTTCATCCTCTGATCTGACTTcaacatcatcatcctcatctgaACGG ttgtggCACTGCCAACTGCCCAACCTGCGGCTCCTCACTGACTACATCTTCAACGTCACAGCAGTTTATTCTGGTGGAAGCAGCTCCCATCTATCAAGCTTCATGCTGGAGGATATAG tGAAACCAGATCCTCCCGTAAACGTCCGGGTTTCCCCTCAGGACGTCAGAAACCTGCTGGTGCAGTGGTCTCCTCCCCCTTCTTGGGCTAACCTAAACATCTTCCCCCTAAAATACCAGATACTATATCGATGGGAAAACAGGGGCAACCCGAAGTCTGTCAAT GAagaagagcaggcagcagctccagagacggACCTCCAGTCAGCAGTTACAGCAACCCAAAtccagcaaacacaaacaccagaACCGAGGGACCTGACAGCCACGACTCCcagccagatcagcaaactttctgttgctgccgttataCAG CTGGGTCCGTTTGAGAGCACCAAGGttgagctgaagggcctgaccCCAGGAAGGACCTACGTGTTCCAGGTGTGTGCGAAGGAGCTGCTGGGTCTGGGCGAGTGCAGCGACTGGAGCTCACCTGTGAAAATCACCATACCACGAAGAAAACTGTAG
- the crlf1a gene encoding cytokine receptor-like factor 1a isoform X1: MKAVLDFCLVFLTLHTPGVLSLSTHVAVIYPQDPVLRMGSNLTASCWVHPDLGVHASSLFWTLNGQQLPSSLYRVLSPTNLSVTLASLNASRQTSGDNLVCHNHKGHILAGSCLYVGMPPEKPVNLTCWSRNTKDLTCSWAPGGKGETNISTQYTLKYKLRWYGKEKECEDYTHTQPYSCSITRDLHLFTPYEIWVEASNQLGRATSDVITLDILDVVTTDPPSGVTVSRVGQLEDQLSVRWEAPPALKDFLFQAKYQIRYRLEDSQDWKVMDDVGNQTSCRLAGLRPGTVYFVQVRCNPVGIYGSRKAGIWSEWSHPTAASTPHSERLMSGSCDSKSSGDSNSTLRRELKQFFGWVRKHAYGCSSMSMKLYDQWRVLMQKSHKARNQVLQGDKS, encoded by the exons ATGTAGCAGTAATCTACCCCCAGGACCCCGTCCTCCGCATGGGGTCCAACCTGACGGCCAGCTGCTGGGTCCACCCCGACCTCGGCGTCCACGCCAGCTCTCTGTTCTGGACGCTCAACGGTCAGCAGCTGCCCAGCTCCCTGTACAGAGTGCTGAGCCCAACCAACCTCAGCGTGACGCTGGCCAGTCTCAACGCCTCCAGGCAGACATCCGGTGACAACCTGGTCTGTCACAATCACAAGGGACACATCTTGGCTGGCTCATGTCTCTACGTCGGGA tgCCTCCGGAGAAGCCGGTCAATCTGACCTGCTGGTCCAGGAACACCAAAGACCTGACATGCAGCTGGGCTCcaggaggaaaaggagagaCCAACATTAGCACACAGTACACGCTCAAGTACAAACTCAg GTGGTATGGTAAGGAGAAGGAGTGCGAGGACTACACTCACACGCAGCCTTACTCCTGCAGCATCACCCGGGACCTGCACCTCTTCACGCCCTACGAGATCTGGGTGGAGGCCTCCAACCAGTTGGGCCGGGCTACCTCTGATGTCATCACCCTCGACATCCTAGACGTGG tgaCCACGGACCCTCCATCAGGTGTGACGGTGAGTCGTGTCGGACAGTTAGAGGACCAGCTGAGTGTTCGCTGGGAGGCCCCGCCCGCTCTGAAAGACTTCCTGTTCCAGGCCAAATACCAGATCCGCTACAGACTGGAGGACAGCCAAGACTGGAAG gTGATGGATGACGTCGGGAATCAGACATCTTGTAGACTGGCTGGACTGAGACCTGGAACAGTGTATTTTGTCCAG GTTCGCTGTAACCCCGTGGGCATCTACGGCTCTCGCAAAGCTGGGATCTGGAGCGAGTGGAGCCATCCTACTGCTGCATCCACACCCCACAgtg AGCGGTTGATGTCGGGCTCCTGCGACTCAAAGTCCAGTGGGGACTCCAACTCCACCCTGCGCAGGGAGCTGAAGCAGTTCTTCGGCTGGGTGCGGAAACACGCCTACGGCTGCAGCAGCATGTCCATGAAGCTGTACGACCAGTGGCGAGTGCTGATGCAGAAATCCCACAAAGCTCGCAACCAG GTTCTCCAAGGGGATAAATCCTAG
- the crlf1a gene encoding cytokine receptor-like factor 1a isoform X2 — MKAVLDFCLVFLTLHTPGVLSLSTHVAVIYPQDPVLRMGSNLTASCWVHPDLGVHASSLFWTLNGQQLPSSLYRVLSPTNLSVTLASLNASRQTSGDNLVCHNHKGHILAGSCLYVGMPPEKPVNLTCWSRNTKDLTCSWAPGGKGETNISTQYTLKYKLRWYGKEKECEDYTHTQPYSCSITRDLHLFTPYEIWVEASNQLGRATSDVITLDILDVVTTDPPSGVTVSRVGQLEDQLSVRWEAPPALKDFLFQAKYQIRYRLEDSQDWKVMDDVGNQTSCRLAGLRPGTVYFVQVRCNPVGIYGSRKAGIWSEWSHPTAASTPHSERLMSGSCDSKSSGDSNSTLRRELKQFFGWVRKHAYGCSSMSMKLYDQWRVLMQKSHKARNQVGSPRG, encoded by the exons ATGTAGCAGTAATCTACCCCCAGGACCCCGTCCTCCGCATGGGGTCCAACCTGACGGCCAGCTGCTGGGTCCACCCCGACCTCGGCGTCCACGCCAGCTCTCTGTTCTGGACGCTCAACGGTCAGCAGCTGCCCAGCTCCCTGTACAGAGTGCTGAGCCCAACCAACCTCAGCGTGACGCTGGCCAGTCTCAACGCCTCCAGGCAGACATCCGGTGACAACCTGGTCTGTCACAATCACAAGGGACACATCTTGGCTGGCTCATGTCTCTACGTCGGGA tgCCTCCGGAGAAGCCGGTCAATCTGACCTGCTGGTCCAGGAACACCAAAGACCTGACATGCAGCTGGGCTCcaggaggaaaaggagagaCCAACATTAGCACACAGTACACGCTCAAGTACAAACTCAg GTGGTATGGTAAGGAGAAGGAGTGCGAGGACTACACTCACACGCAGCCTTACTCCTGCAGCATCACCCGGGACCTGCACCTCTTCACGCCCTACGAGATCTGGGTGGAGGCCTCCAACCAGTTGGGCCGGGCTACCTCTGATGTCATCACCCTCGACATCCTAGACGTGG tgaCCACGGACCCTCCATCAGGTGTGACGGTGAGTCGTGTCGGACAGTTAGAGGACCAGCTGAGTGTTCGCTGGGAGGCCCCGCCCGCTCTGAAAGACTTCCTGTTCCAGGCCAAATACCAGATCCGCTACAGACTGGAGGACAGCCAAGACTGGAAG gTGATGGATGACGTCGGGAATCAGACATCTTGTAGACTGGCTGGACTGAGACCTGGAACAGTGTATTTTGTCCAG GTTCGCTGTAACCCCGTGGGCATCTACGGCTCTCGCAAAGCTGGGATCTGGAGCGAGTGGAGCCATCCTACTGCTGCATCCACACCCCACAgtg AGCGGTTGATGTCGGGCTCCTGCGACTCAAAGTCCAGTGGGGACTCCAACTCCACCCTGCGCAGGGAGCTGAAGCAGTTCTTCGGCTGGGTGCGGAAACACGCCTACGGCTGCAGCAGCATGTCCATGAAGCTGTACGACCAGTGGCGAGTGCTGATGCAGAAATCCCACAAAGCTCGCAACCAGGTAG GTTCTCCAAGGGGATAA
- the odf3l2a gene encoding outer dense fiber protein 3-like protein 2a codes for MQEVVKKRPIISARERGPGPGRYRLPPTVGYINHDFTKPSSPAYSFHSRMSSAMVSVDCSPGPRYQIDAKVTRFGRMETPSYSILGRGRRMGNDKGEPFQTPGPGAYSPERAPPLNAHHRPPSYTIGSRTRYRSVDAVPAPNSYSLPNLLGCHVPNKPSSASYSFLGRRKVGAPSEDLSMSPGPAKYDTTSPDIYRQRQPSFSIQKRTKKPNYSSAIPGPGTYSPEKFYTHLPKPPSFSLGVRHSEFVTPLVVDVVD; via the exons ATGCAGGAGGTGGTGAAGAAACGGCCAATAATCTCTGCTAGAGAAAGAG GCCCGGGCCCTGGACGCTACCGGCTGCCCCCTACAGTCGGATACATCAACCATGACTTCACCAAGCCCAGCAGCCCTGCATACTCCTTTCACAGCCGCATGAGCAGTGCCA TGGTCTCTGTGGACTGCAGCCCAGGTCCAAGGTACCAAATTGACGCCAAGGTCACTCGGTTTGGCCGAATGGAAACCCCCTCCTATTCCATTCTGGGCAGAGGGAGGCGCATGGGGAATGATAAAG GTGAGCCATTCCAGACTCCAGGGCCGGGGGCCTACAGCCCAGAGAGGGCTCCACCCCTCAACGCTCACCACAGACCACCATCATACACCATTGGCAGCCGCACCAGATATCGCTCTGTGGACGCTGTGCCAGCGCCAAACAG CTACAGTCTCCCTAATCTGCTGGGCTGCCATGTTCCCAACAAACCCTCCAGTGCCAGCTACAGCTTCTTAGGCCGGAGGAAGGTCGGAGCTCCCTCCGAAGATCTCTCCATGAGCCCTGGACCGGCAAAATACGACACCACCAGCCCGGACATTTACCGCCAGCGCCAGCCCTCCTTCTCCATACAGAAACGGACTAAGAAGCCTAATTATTCCTCTGCTATCCCCGGCCCCGGCACGTACAGCCCGGAAAAGTTTTACACACACCTCCCCAAACCGCCCTCCTTCTCTTTGGGTGTCAGACACTCTGAGTTTGTCACCCCGCTTGTGGTGGATGTTGTTGACTGA